AATTGTTCATCTGCCGGCGGTTCGCTGTTTGAACGGTCTTCAACCGATTCAGCGCCCATTTATAATAAAAAGGCTCCGCCAGGGCGTTGGCGAAGCCTTCGTTTACTATGGTCTCGATTCGTAGCAGGCTGCTTCGTTCTAGCTGCTGCGATGGCCGATGATCTGGCGGTACATCCGCCGATCCGGCAGTTTTTGAAACAGGGAGATGGCCGGTCGGAAATTGGCTTCGATGATCCAGGGGTGGCCGCTTACATCAATCCCCACATCGAGCCCGACCATGCGCAGCGTGGGATATTTTTTCCCCAGCCGATACCCCACGGTCAGGGCGAGTTCCTGGAGCGTCTCCCGCAGCTCCGGGACCACCTGGCAGTTTGATTGGGCCAGCGCCGTCCCGAGCGGCAGCACTTTTCCTCTGCTCCTCGCTACATTGGTGACGATGTAGCCCGGGCCGGCCAGCTTCGCCAGCCAACCGGTGACGACCCACGGCTGCCCCTTCTTCCGCTGAATCATCACCCTGACATCAAACGGCCGACCCTGAATCTGTCCGAGCGACAGGTACGGTTGAATCAGGTAGGGCTTGGGTCGAAACAGGGATCGGATATACGCCACAGCCGCTGTTCTGCCGTCCAGCGTTTTTTTTCCGCTGCCGGAATGGACCAGAAATTTCTCGTCCTCCAGCTGTGTCAGTTTGATGATCCCGGCACCACCTCCGCCTCCGGATGGCTTCAGGATAACCGCGCCGTATTTCTCCAAATGCGACCACAGCGCCTCCGGACTGAAGCGGACCGTATCCGGCAGATAGGGGTGCAGCTTTTCGTCCTGAAGCAAGACCAGATGCTTGCTCCATTTTCCGACATTTGGCGGCTTTATGGACTTTCCCCCCCATTGGTAATCAGATGATGCTCCTGGATTCCGGTGATGCGGTTCTCGCCGTCGACAAACACGACTCGCGGAACCAATTGGCTTGCTTCCTCCTCCGTGAACATTCCCATGCTTAGGATGATGACGATATCACCAGGCTGAAACAGATGGGCGGGCGGCCCGTTCAGACAGATTTTCCCGGAGCCCTCCGGTGCCGGGAGCGCGTAGGTTTTCCAGCGTGTCGCATTGCGCAGGCTGGTGATTTGCACCATCTCATAGGGCAAAATATTGGCTTCCTTCATCAATTTGCTGTCAATCGTGATACTCCCTACGTAATCCAGCTCGGCCTGGGTGACGGTAGCACGATGAATCTTACCCTTGCACATATGTCTCAGCATTTCGTGATTTCTTCCCCTTTCCAAACACCTCTTCAGGGCAGTTTATGTCTGGACGTCTGTCCATGTCATCGGATGAGCGCCTCTTCCAGATCCACCCCGAGTACGGCTCCGAGCGCTTCCAGCTCGGCGGCTACTTTTTCGGGCAGAGGGATCCCTTCTTTCATGTGCTGCTCAGCCAGGAACCATTCCTTCTCGCCGGGGATCCATATTTTCTCATGACCGGTTGCATGCGGCTCGGCCTTGATCTGTCTCAGATAGTGGTCCATCTGCTGCCGAAACACCGGAAGCGGCATAAATCTATCGATGTCGATGACCCAAAAGAAATGGCCGAC
This sequence is a window from Brevibacillus composti. Protein-coding genes within it:
- a CDS encoding YheC/YheD family protein, translated to MGSASRVCRRREPHHRNPGASSDYQWGGKSIKPPNVGKWSKHLVLLQDEKLHPYLPDTVRFSPEALWSHLEKYGAVILKPSGGGGGAGIIKLTQLEDEKFLVHSGSGKKTLDGRTAAVAYIRSLFRPKPYLIQPYLSLGQIQGRPFDVRVMIQRKKGQPWVVTGWLAKLAGPGYIVTNVARSRGKVLPLGTALAQSNCQVVPELRETLQELALTVGYRLGKKYPTLRMVGLDVGIDVSGHPWIIEANFRPAISLFQKLPDRRMYRQIIGHRSS
- the panD gene encoding aspartate 1-decarboxylase; amino-acid sequence: MLRHMCKGKIHRATVTQAELDYVGSITIDSKLMKEANILPYEMVQITSLRNATRWKTYALPAPEGSGKICLNGPPAHLFQPGDIVIILSMGMFTEEEASQLVPRVVFVDGENRITGIQEHHLITNGGESP